Proteins encoded in a region of the Gulosibacter sediminis genome:
- a CDS encoding phosphatase PAP2 family protein, translated as MTDSKSTREVSARVSRRWPLVSAITAFLLVTLLALIVVYREANKPFGFEVEWMSELVEHRGEPWTWLALVFNSVGGGVLAIAVIPVVTIVGLLLFRRPWAALYYASATILATLIVQLVKNIVGRPRPLDILVAADPGSFPSGHSANAAVMAATFAIIFPRVWVWVAGAVYTVGMMLSRTYLGAHWISDTIGGLLIALGVAIIIWAPLANRLQREREQPHPPIWQRASSESA; from the coding sequence ATGACTGACTCGAAGTCGACTCGGGAGGTGAGCGCCAGGGTCTCCCGACGATGGCCGCTCGTCTCCGCGATCACGGCGTTCCTCCTCGTGACGTTGCTCGCGCTCATCGTGGTGTACCGAGAGGCGAACAAGCCCTTTGGCTTCGAGGTCGAGTGGATGAGCGAACTTGTCGAGCATCGCGGCGAGCCCTGGACCTGGCTCGCGCTCGTGTTCAACAGCGTCGGGGGCGGGGTGCTCGCGATCGCGGTGATTCCCGTCGTGACGATCGTCGGGCTGCTGCTGTTCCGGCGGCCCTGGGCGGCGCTTTACTACGCGTCCGCGACGATCCTCGCGACGCTCATCGTGCAGCTCGTGAAGAACATCGTCGGGCGACCGCGGCCCCTCGACATCCTCGTCGCGGCCGACCCCGGGTCGTTCCCGTCTGGCCACAGCGCGAACGCCGCCGTCATGGCCGCGACCTTCGCGATCATCTTCCCGCGCGTCTGGGTCTGGGTCGCGGGCGCGGTCTACACCGTCGGCATGATGCTTTCGCGCACCTACCTCGGCGCGCACTGGATCTCCGACACCATCGGCGGCCTGCTCATCGCGCTCGGCGTCGCGATCATCATCTGGGCCCCGCTCGCGAACCGGCTGCAGCGCGAGCGCGAACAACCGCATCCGCCCATCTGGCAGCGCGCCTCCAGCGAAAGCGCGTAA
- a CDS encoding uroporphyrinogen-III synthase — protein MTSQRTLGPLRGWKILVPRGGTFGHDVAEAVRARGAFPITAPLINFASPAPGDSPKLMDALVRLERGEYDWLVVTSATTVDVMHSLQARVPESTRIAAAGETTATALSAAGYKVDFVPTHDNSAKGLLVEWRESGRRMPKIRVLWLHSEHSKPAFSNGLARRGHSVDSVIAYRSVGVPAAESIQHDIRNSRIRAVLITSGSVAEQVQKQFSPVPSDLLLAAIGPRTAKDARALGLRIDVVARQRSVASLLDGMEWIVMGEPLAETSALDLRELMRLEREEFGDSVPPEDVPAVDEERPETGKINLPRDGS, from the coding sequence ATGACTAGCCAACGAACGCTTGGACCGCTTCGCGGTTGGAAGATTCTGGTTCCTCGCGGCGGCACCTTCGGCCACGACGTGGCCGAGGCCGTGCGCGCCCGCGGGGCGTTTCCCATTACTGCGCCGCTGATCAACTTCGCGAGCCCCGCCCCCGGCGACTCGCCGAAGCTCATGGATGCGCTCGTGCGGCTCGAGCGCGGCGAGTACGACTGGCTCGTGGTCACGAGCGCGACGACCGTCGACGTCATGCACTCGCTGCAGGCGCGCGTGCCCGAGAGCACGCGCATCGCGGCGGCCGGTGAGACCACCGCCACCGCGCTCTCCGCGGCTGGCTACAAGGTCGACTTCGTACCGACGCACGACAACTCGGCCAAGGGTCTGCTCGTGGAGTGGCGCGAGAGCGGCCGGCGCATGCCGAAGATCCGAGTGCTCTGGCTCCACTCCGAGCACTCGAAGCCCGCGTTCTCGAACGGCCTCGCGCGCCGCGGCCACAGCGTCGACTCGGTGATCGCCTACCGCAGTGTCGGCGTGCCCGCGGCCGAGTCGATCCAGCACGACATTCGCAATAGCCGCATCCGCGCCGTGCTCATCACCTCGGGCTCGGTCGCCGAGCAGGTGCAGAAGCAGTTCTCGCCCGTGCCGAGCGATCTGCTGCTCGCGGCGATCGGTCCCCGAACGGCGAAGGATGCGCGCGCCCTCGGCCTGCGCATCGACGTCGTCGCGCGCCAACGCTCGGTTGCGTCGCTGCTCGACGGCATGGAGTGGATCGTCATGGGCGAGCCCCTCGCCGAGACGAGCGCGCTCGACCTGCGCGAGCTCATGCGCCTCGAGCGCGAGGAGTTCGGCGACTCGGTGCCGCCGGAGGACGTGCCCGCGGTCGACGAAGAGCGCCCCGAGACCGGCAAGATCAACCTGCCGCGCGACGGTAGCTAG
- a CDS encoding HAD hydrolase-like protein, protein MTTDESIETRTAQPAASLPPRAVSLPHGTGIAPFTAVLWDLDGTISDSAAGIIDAMRRTYDTLRMPIPNDATLRSYVGPPIIDTFREQGLDDAIELTHALETYREIYNEEGLLASPQFPGVGDIIRELHAAGMPQSTATSKPEEAATRVLVAYGLASQFDFITGATADESRSEKADVVAEALARLRGQGVDLSNVLMIGDRFYDVEGSGVHGVPATYVTWGYGRLGEEAGAVAVVTTPAELRSVLGLPQ, encoded by the coding sequence GTGACCACCGACGAATCGATTGAGACCCGCACGGCGCAGCCCGCTGCATCCCTGCCGCCCCGCGCCGTGAGCCTGCCGCACGGCACCGGCATCGCGCCGTTTACGGCAGTGCTGTGGGATCTCGACGGCACGATCAGCGACTCGGCCGCCGGCATCATCGACGCGATGCGCCGCACCTATGACACGCTGCGCATGCCGATTCCCAACGACGCGACGCTGCGCAGCTACGTCGGCCCGCCGATCATCGACACGTTCCGCGAGCAGGGGCTCGACGACGCGATCGAGCTCACCCACGCGCTCGAGACCTACCGCGAGATTTACAACGAGGAGGGCCTGCTTGCGTCGCCGCAGTTCCCGGGCGTCGGCGACATCATCCGCGAGCTTCACGCCGCCGGCATGCCGCAGTCGACCGCGACGAGCAAGCCCGAGGAAGCGGCGACGCGCGTGCTCGTGGCGTACGGCCTCGCCTCCCAGTTCGACTTCATCACCGGCGCGACCGCTGACGAGTCGCGCTCCGAGAAGGCGGATGTGGTGGCAGAAGCCCTCGCCCGGCTCCGCGGCCAGGGCGTCGACCTCAGCAACGTGCTGATGATTGGCGACCGCTTCTACGACGTTGAGGGTTCAGGCGTGCACGGCGTGCCCGCAACCTACGTGACGTGGGGCTACGGCCGGCTCGGAGAGGAAGCGGGCGCGGTTGCAGTGGTGACGACCCCTGCGGAGCTGCGCAGCGTATTGGGGCTGCCGCAGTAG
- a CDS encoding DUF2207 family protein, whose translation MTAQRLTRTTALGLLATVLATLILGPTPLAASAQSPVATGVNDFSFSSWHTDIYATIERGDFGGDVVRAEFTETITAEFPDFDQNRGIVRGIPVDMGGQTMRIEDVSVTDGDGNPVPYETEQEFGANDLVLVIGNEYVHGSTTYVIEYTLVNTLIERGDSSPYALFAPNLTPPQRSQSIDEFSAEVSLDPRLWDALQQQTSYDDSPGYDGLDANCYIGASFQNNYCDFSVEPGIDFVMITIDPVNLGDEDVTLDLRLDPSEVQLPNFLEKLTATQRLAFWLALGLLIVGIGLLVLLHRIRRPKPLMPIIPRYSSEISPLRAAVLLHGGRVPPDGPAFRAHVLDVAVRGGVQLEEDDQEKAKPLVRLRYAEPTEELPKQTQHFRHNVLNVKNEGDSTLLVQNSQKLATRWRSFANAAVKRVEEDGLTAVSRRVQWSKALVSVALWLYLAAVAFVIWQYAHVSEDLMWIPLCSTLLGVVALGAQLVVLTLNPRQLTESGREALTELYGVRDYLRLAEEDRLRALQGPETAERISGPGLDAATVLHVYERLLPFAVLFKMSKEWAQVIDLKYTEADTSPSYVSGHAAGIMWADQQLHTVTPSYSSPGSSDGSSYSGSSSSFSGGGSAGGGFGGGSVGGH comes from the coding sequence ATGACCGCACAACGACTCACCAGGACCACTGCGCTCGGGTTACTCGCGACGGTGCTGGCCACCCTCATCTTGGGGCCGACGCCTCTCGCCGCGAGCGCCCAGTCTCCCGTAGCCACCGGTGTCAACGATTTCTCGTTTTCGAGTTGGCACACCGATATTTACGCCACGATCGAGCGCGGTGACTTCGGCGGCGATGTCGTGCGCGCCGAGTTCACCGAAACGATCACGGCCGAGTTCCCCGATTTCGACCAGAACCGCGGCATCGTGCGCGGGATTCCCGTCGATATGGGCGGGCAGACGATGCGCATCGAGGATGTCTCGGTGACCGACGGCGACGGCAACCCCGTGCCGTACGAGACCGAGCAGGAGTTCGGGGCGAACGACCTCGTGCTCGTGATCGGCAACGAGTACGTGCACGGCTCGACGACCTACGTCATCGAGTACACCCTCGTGAACACCCTCATTGAACGCGGTGATTCATCCCCCTACGCCCTCTTCGCACCAAACCTCACGCCGCCGCAACGCTCGCAGTCCATCGACGAGTTCTCGGCCGAGGTGAGCCTGGATCCCCGTCTCTGGGATGCCCTGCAGCAGCAAACCAGCTACGACGATTCGCCTGGCTACGACGGCCTCGATGCGAACTGCTACATCGGCGCGAGCTTTCAAAACAACTACTGCGACTTCTCGGTCGAGCCTGGGATCGACTTCGTGATGATCACGATCGACCCCGTCAATCTCGGCGACGAGGATGTCACGCTCGATTTGCGGCTCGACCCGTCGGAAGTGCAGTTGCCGAACTTCCTCGAGAAGCTCACGGCCACGCAGCGGCTTGCCTTTTGGCTTGCGCTCGGACTGCTCATCGTCGGGATCGGCTTGCTCGTGTTGTTGCATCGCATCCGTCGTCCGAAGCCGCTGATGCCGATCATCCCCCGCTACTCAAGCGAGATTTCACCGCTGCGCGCCGCGGTGCTGCTCCACGGCGGCCGAGTACCGCCGGATGGGCCCGCGTTCCGCGCCCACGTGCTCGACGTTGCCGTGCGCGGTGGGGTCCAGCTTGAAGAGGACGACCAGGAGAAGGCCAAGCCGCTCGTGCGCTTGCGTTACGCCGAGCCCACCGAAGAGCTGCCCAAGCAAACCCAGCACTTCCGTCACAACGTGCTCAACGTGAAGAACGAGGGCGACTCGACGTTGCTCGTTCAGAACAGCCAGAAGCTCGCGACACGATGGCGTTCGTTCGCTAACGCCGCAGTGAAGCGCGTCGAAGAGGACGGCCTCACCGCGGTGTCGCGCCGGGTGCAATGGTCGAAGGCCCTCGTGTCGGTGGCCCTCTGGTTGTACCTCGCGGCAGTCGCGTTCGTAATCTGGCAGTACGCCCACGTGAGCGAAGACCTCATGTGGATTCCGCTTTGTTCGACGCTCCTTGGCGTCGTCGCCCTCGGCGCTCAGCTCGTGGTGCTCACGCTGAATCCGCGCCAACTCACCGAATCGGGGCGCGAGGCGCTCACCGAACTCTATGGCGTGCGCGACTACCTGCGCCTGGCAGAAGAGGACCGCTTGCGCGCGCTGCAGGGGCCCGAGACGGCCGAGCGCATCTCGGGGCCGGGCCTGGATGCGGCAACGGTGCTGCACGTTTACGAACGCCTCCTGCCCTTCGCCGTGCTCTTCAAGATGTCCAAGGAATGGGCACAGGTCATCGACCTCAAGTACACCGAGGCCGACACTTCACCCTCCTACGTGAGCGGTCACGCCGCCGGCATCATGTGGGCTGACCAGCAGCTCCACACCGTCACCCCGAGCTATTCCTCGCCGGGCAGCTCGGACGGCAGCAGCTATTCGGGCTCATCTAGCTCGTTCTCCGGCGGCGGCTCGGCCGGCGGCGGGTTCGGCGGTGGCTCGGTGGGCGGGCACTAG
- a CDS encoding phage holin family protein, with translation MSTYDKPNASDARGPFPNTEAPMRFGKFNPKSKRPLGKLLGDVPRLGIELAKAEAAEAKQELQGKAIKGGIGAGLFAVVAFFALTLWAVLITAAILGLNTVFAPWLSALIVAGALLVIMIIAALVAITLFKRMQGVVPQDTVKSVKQDLNALKGMGKYE, from the coding sequence GTGAGTACCTACGACAAGCCGAACGCGTCTGACGCGCGCGGACCCTTCCCGAACACGGAAGCTCCGATGCGCTTCGGCAAGTTCAACCCAAAGTCCAAGCGACCGCTCGGCAAGCTGCTCGGCGATGTGCCGCGGCTCGGCATCGAGCTCGCCAAGGCCGAGGCGGCCGAGGCGAAGCAGGAGCTGCAGGGCAAGGCCATCAAGGGCGGCATCGGCGCGGGGCTGTTCGCGGTCGTCGCGTTCTTCGCGCTGACGCTCTGGGCGGTGCTCATCACCGCCGCGATCCTCGGCCTCAACACGGTGTTCGCCCCGTGGCTGTCGGCGCTCATCGTCGCGGGCGCGCTGCTCGTGATCATGATCATCGCCGCGCTCGTCGCCATCACGCTGTTCAAGCGCATGCAGGGCGTCGTACCGCAGGACACGGTCAAGTCGGTCAAGCAGGACCTCAACGCTCTGAAGGGAATGGGCAAGTATGAGTAA
- the nucS gene encoding endonuclease NucS has product MRLVIARCSVDYVGRLTAHLPEATRLLIHKADGSLLVHSDGGSYKPLNWMSPPCVFAEVEPNDEQADAGIAQIWEVTHKKTGDKLRVQLFEVLSDSDHHLGIDPGLMKDGVEAHLQELLAAQIERLGDGHELVRREYMTAIGPVDILARDEAGKSVAVEIKRRGEIDGVEQLTRYLELMNRDPLLAPVTGVFAAQEIKPQARTLAEDRGIRCVVLDYDDMRGTDSGAPRLF; this is encoded by the coding sequence GTGCGTTTGGTGATTGCTCGTTGCTCGGTTGACTATGTCGGTCGGCTCACTGCCCATTTGCCCGAGGCGACGCGTCTGCTGATCCACAAGGCCGACGGCTCGCTGCTCGTGCACAGCGACGGCGGCAGCTACAAGCCGCTCAACTGGATGAGCCCGCCGTGCGTGTTCGCCGAGGTTGAGCCGAACGATGAGCAGGCGGATGCGGGCATCGCGCAGATCTGGGAGGTTACGCACAAGAAGACGGGCGACAAGCTCCGCGTGCAGCTCTTCGAGGTTCTCAGCGACTCCGACCACCACCTCGGCATCGACCCGGGCCTCATGAAGGACGGCGTCGAAGCCCACCTCCAGGAGCTCCTCGCCGCGCAGATCGAGCGGCTCGGCGACGGCCACGAGCTCGTGCGCCGCGAGTACATGACCGCGATCGGCCCCGTCGATATTCTCGCGCGCGACGAGGCGGGCAAGTCGGTCGCCGTCGAGATCAAGCGCCGCGGCGAAATCGACGGCGTCGAGCAGCTCACCCGCTACCTCGAGCTGATGAACCGCGACCCGCTGCTCGCGCCCGTGACCGGCGTGTTTGCGGCGCAGGAGATCAAGCCGCAGGCCCGCACGCTCGCCGAGGACCGTGGCATTCGCTGCGTCGTGCTCGACTATGACGACATGCGCGGCACCGACTCGGGCGCTCCGCGGCTGTTCTAG
- a CDS encoding M13 family metallopeptidase, which translates to MTAENATEPTEQLPSGIDSGSFDQDVRVQDDLFRHVNGAWLRETEIPADKSGYGSFHQLADEAEVAVREILEEHADAEPGSPLRKAADAYAAFMDEELLTRLGAEPITQDIMQALVVSSIEEFLWVLGRQERQGVSGFTAMYVIGDVGDPDTNILYAEQGGLGLPDESYYREEQYAPIREAYLAHIDRMLRLVDVPNPDGRAQRIFDLETEIAKHHWDVVRTREADQTYNPTTLDEFLAKFEGLDMRGWLQELQLPEGALDRFVVSEPSFFEGVATLLTEDRLDAWRDWLIWRITLNYSAVLSPEISSANFEFYGTTLQGVPQQRDRWKRGVAHVEGLLGEVVGEEYVRRHFKPEAKGKMDALVADLLAAYRDSITELDWMGEDTKRKALDKLAKFTPKIGYPVKWLDYSQLEVSPRDLVGNVRRSTVVETERVYARIGKPVDRDLWLMTPQTVNAYYLPNQNEIVFPAAILQLPFFDEHRDAAANYGAIGAVIGHEIGHGFDDQGSKYDGDGRLVDWWTEADREAFERHTASLIGQYSALSPAGVDGETVNGELTIGENIGDLGGLGIAWKAYLRHLDGAESPVIDGLTGAQRFYLSWAQAWREKRRPEYMKMLLAVDPHSPAEFRCNQIVRNLTPFYEAFEVGPDDALWLDEADRVEIW; encoded by the coding sequence ATGACTGCAGAGAATGCAACGGAGCCCACCGAGCAGCTGCCCTCGGGCATCGACAGCGGCTCGTTCGATCAGGATGTTCGGGTACAGGACGACCTGTTCCGTCACGTCAACGGCGCCTGGCTGCGCGAGACTGAGATCCCCGCCGATAAGAGCGGCTACGGCTCGTTCCACCAGCTCGCCGACGAGGCCGAGGTTGCGGTGCGCGAGATCCTCGAGGAGCATGCCGACGCTGAGCCCGGCTCACCGCTGCGCAAGGCCGCCGACGCCTACGCCGCGTTCATGGACGAGGAGCTGCTGACCCGCCTCGGCGCCGAGCCGATCACGCAGGACATCATGCAGGCGCTTGTCGTCTCGTCAATCGAGGAGTTCCTCTGGGTGCTCGGCCGCCAGGAACGCCAGGGCGTCTCGGGCTTCACCGCGATGTACGTCATCGGCGACGTCGGCGACCCCGACACGAACATCCTCTACGCCGAGCAGGGCGGCCTCGGCCTGCCCGACGAGTCGTACTACCGCGAAGAGCAGTACGCGCCGATCCGCGAGGCCTACCTCGCACACATCGACCGGATGCTGCGCCTCGTCGACGTGCCGAACCCCGACGGCCGCGCCCAGCGCATCTTCGACCTCGAAACCGAGATCGCGAAGCACCACTGGGACGTCGTGCGCACGCGCGAGGCCGACCAGACCTACAACCCGACGACGCTCGACGAGTTCCTCGCGAAGTTCGAGGGCCTCGACATGCGCGGCTGGCTGCAGGAGCTGCAGCTGCCCGAGGGCGCGCTCGACCGCTTCGTCGTGAGCGAGCCGAGCTTCTTCGAGGGCGTCGCGACGCTGCTCACCGAGGACCGCCTCGACGCATGGCGCGACTGGCTCATCTGGAGGATCACGCTCAACTACTCGGCCGTGCTCTCGCCCGAGATCTCGTCGGCAAACTTCGAGTTCTACGGCACCACGCTGCAGGGCGTGCCGCAGCAGCGCGACCGCTGGAAGCGCGGCGTCGCCCACGTCGAGGGCCTGCTCGGCGAGGTCGTTGGCGAAGAGTACGTGCGCCGCCACTTCAAGCCCGAGGCCAAGGGCAAGATGGATGCGCTCGTCGCCGACCTGCTCGCCGCCTACCGCGACTCAATCACCGAGCTTGATTGGATGGGCGAGGACACGAAGCGCAAGGCGCTCGACAAGCTCGCGAAGTTCACGCCGAAGATCGGCTACCCCGTCAAGTGGCTCGACTACTCGCAGCTCGAGGTGTCGCCGCGCGACCTCGTCGGCAACGTGCGTCGCTCGACCGTCGTCGAGACCGAGCGTGTCTACGCGCGCATCGGCAAGCCGGTCGACCGCGACCTCTGGCTCATGACGCCGCAGACGGTGAACGCCTACTACCTGCCGAACCAGAACGAGATCGTGTTCCCCGCGGCGATTCTGCAGCTGCCGTTCTTCGACGAACACCGCGACGCGGCCGCGAACTACGGCGCCATCGGCGCGGTGATCGGTCACGAGATCGGCCACGGCTTCGACGACCAGGGCTCGAAGTACGACGGCGACGGTCGACTCGTCGACTGGTGGACGGAGGCCGACCGCGAGGCCTTCGAGCGGCACACCGCCTCGCTCATCGGCCAGTACTCGGCCCTGTCGCCCGCGGGCGTCGACGGCGAGACCGTCAACGGCGAGCTCACGATCGGCGAGAACATCGGCGACCTCGGCGGCCTCGGCATCGCCTGGAAGGCGTACCTGCGCCACCTCGACGGCGCCGAGTCGCCGGTCATCGACGGGCTCACGGGCGCGCAGCGCTTCTATTTGTCGTGGGCCCAGGCCTGGCGAGAGAAGCGTCGCCCCGAGTACATGAAGATGCTGCTCGCGGTCGACCCACACTCGCCCGCCGAGTTCCGCTGCAACCAGATTGTGCGCAACCTCACCCCGTTCTACGAGGCCTTCGAGGTTGGGCCCGACGACGCGCTGTGGCTCGACGAGGCCGACCGTGTTGAGATTTGGTAG
- a CDS encoding acyl-CoA thioesterase: MKFFWRMLRVWLQAKTARPRDVRDISRIRMTVRPLDLDVQMHMNNGTYLTIQDLGRLDFMLRTGLWKRIQALGWNAVVARQTMTYRKSLTLGDKYELNTRYLGMDDRNFYIEHRFVKDGEIYAQSFVLGRFTGPNGAISHDQVLEQLHEAADVPAVMPDWVLEWGEAARVPSTRSPYPNEWHAAAE, from the coding sequence GTGAAGTTTTTCTGGCGCATGCTCCGCGTGTGGCTGCAGGCAAAGACCGCCCGCCCCCGCGACGTTCGTGACATCTCGCGCATCCGAATGACGGTGCGCCCCCTCGACCTTGACGTGCAAATGCACATGAACAACGGCACCTACCTGACGATTCAGGACTTAGGGCGCCTCGACTTCATGCTGCGCACGGGGCTGTGGAAGCGCATCCAGGCCCTCGGCTGGAACGCGGTCGTCGCGCGCCAGACCATGACCTACCGCAAATCGCTCACCCTCGGCGACAAGTACGAGCTCAACACGCGTTACCTCGGCATGGACGACCGCAACTTCTACATCGAGCACCGCTTCGTGAAGGATGGCGAGATCTACGCGCAGTCGTTCGTGCTCGGCCGCTTCACCGGCCCGAACGGTGCGATCAGCCACGATCAGGTGCTCGAGCAGCTGCACGAGGCCGCCGATGTGCCCGCCGTCATGCCCGACTGGGTGCTCGAGTGGGGCGAGGCCGCGCGCGTGCCGTCGACCCGCTCGCCGTACCCGAACGAGTGGCACGCGGCCGCCGAATAG
- a CDS encoding glycosyltransferase family 4 protein, producing MRLFFDARYIRTDFHDGISRYTAQLGNAVHALAADEVTFLIHDRRQLEHLPEGANWLLFHSNESALEPIAALKLNKYRPDVVFSPLQTIGTTGRKYKAIVTLHDLIYYRHRRPPSNLNLALRLGWRAYHLTYWPQRAALNGADAVATVSEVSKREILGHRLTKRPVHVIPNAPNDLCALLPADTSPASGTGRNLVYMGSFMPYKNVETLIRGMELLPGRTLHLLSRISPERLEELERVVEQTPLADGAEIVFHGGVSDEEYAALLADDALLVTASLDEGYGLPIAEALALGVPAVVSDLEIFHEVAGDGAAYFAATSPDEFAQQVESLSTPEARQAKSAAGLEHISRFTWAASAQRLLELARELAG from the coding sequence ATGCGACTCTTCTTCGACGCCCGGTACATCCGCACCGACTTCCACGACGGCATCAGCCGTTACACCGCACAGCTCGGCAACGCCGTGCACGCGCTGGCCGCCGACGAGGTGACGTTTCTCATTCACGACCGACGCCAGCTCGAACACCTGCCCGAGGGCGCGAACTGGCTGCTGTTCCACTCGAACGAGTCGGCGCTCGAACCGATCGCGGCGCTCAAGCTGAACAAGTACCGCCCCGACGTCGTCTTCTCGCCGCTGCAGACCATCGGCACGACCGGACGCAAGTACAAGGCGATCGTGACGCTGCACGACCTCATCTACTACCGGCACCGCCGCCCGCCGAGCAACCTCAACCTCGCGCTACGCCTCGGCTGGCGCGCCTACCACCTCACCTATTGGCCGCAGCGGGCCGCGCTCAACGGTGCCGACGCAGTCGCAACGGTGTCGGAGGTCTCGAAGCGCGAGATCCTCGGGCACCGGCTCACGAAGCGCCCGGTGCACGTGATTCCGAACGCGCCGAACGACCTGTGCGCGCTGCTGCCCGCCGACACGAGCCCCGCATCCGGCACCGGCCGCAACCTCGTCTACATGGGCTCGTTCATGCCCTACAAGAACGTCGAGACGCTCATTCGCGGTATGGAGCTGCTGCCCGGCCGCACCCTGCACCTGCTCAGCCGCATCTCGCCCGAGCGGCTCGAGGAGCTCGAGCGGGTGGTCGAGCAGACGCCGCTCGCCGACGGCGCCGAGATCGTGTTCCACGGCGGCGTGAGCGACGAGGAGTACGCGGCCCTGCTCGCCGACGATGCGCTGCTCGTCACCGCATCGCTCGACGAGGGCTACGGCCTGCCGATCGCCGAGGCCCTCGCGCTCGGCGTGCCCGCCGTCGTGAGCGACCTTGAGATCTTCCACGAGGTCGCGGGCGACGGCGCCGCCTACTTCGCGGCGACGAGCCCCGACGAGTTCGCACAACAGGTCGAATCGCTCAGCACCCCCGAGGCGCGCCAGGCGAAATCGGCCGCCGGGCTCGAGCACATTTCGCGGTTCACGTGGGCCGCCTCGGCGCAGCGGCTGCTCGAGCTGGCGCGCGAACTCGCCGGGTAG
- a CDS encoding MATE family efflux transporter produces MATQQLTRRMLALAIPALGALIAQPLFVATDTAMVGHLGEPVLAGLAVGSTVVSTLVGLMVFLAYTTTPTVARRLGAGDKPGAVRAGIDGMWLGFACGIVLLLVGLPLAAPVVAGFAQDAMVAQAAMSYLTISLWGLPGMLLTLAATGLLRGLQDTRTPLVVSVAGALANVVLNAVFIYGLNLGIAGSALGTVVAEWGMALVYVVIARRAAIAHGVSLRPGIGDPRQALTASGLMILRTVTMRIALILLVWAGGQLGVTELATLQVTYTIFNVLVFVLDALAIAAQAMVGHDLGVGDRDTVRRVTRLLTWWGIGLGAVLGVLVVAASGVLGFIFTTDSRVLDLLPGAIATMAATLPLCGFVFALDGVLIGAGDIAYLAWVGLINLAVFVACVWLVLVFVPGDAGLFWLWAAYGGGFMLSRGVTLGARVAGSRWVVTGASR; encoded by the coding sequence ATGGCTACGCAGCAACTCACGCGCCGGATGCTGGCGCTCGCGATCCCCGCGCTTGGCGCGCTGATCGCGCAGCCGCTCTTCGTCGCGACCGACACCGCGATGGTGGGGCACCTCGGCGAGCCGGTGCTCGCGGGCCTCGCCGTCGGTTCGACGGTGGTGTCGACGCTCGTCGGCCTGATGGTGTTTCTCGCCTACACGACCACGCCCACGGTGGCTCGGCGCCTCGGGGCCGGTGACAAGCCCGGTGCCGTGCGTGCCGGCATCGACGGCATGTGGCTCGGCTTCGCCTGCGGCATCGTGTTGCTCCTCGTCGGCCTGCCCCTCGCTGCCCCGGTCGTCGCTGGCTTTGCGCAGGATGCGATGGTCGCGCAGGCGGCGATGAGCTACCTCACGATTTCGCTGTGGGGTCTGCCCGGGATGCTGCTCACGCTCGCCGCAACCGGCCTCCTGCGTGGGTTGCAGGACACCCGCACGCCGCTGGTCGTCTCGGTTGCCGGTGCCCTCGCGAACGTGGTGCTCAATGCGGTATTCATCTACGGTCTCAACCTCGGCATCGCGGGTTCGGCCCTCGGCACCGTCGTCGCCGAGTGGGGCATGGCGCTGGTCTACGTGGTGATTGCCCGCCGGGCCGCGATCGCGCACGGGGTGTCACTGCGCCCCGGCATCGGCGACCCACGGCAGGCGCTCACCGCTTCGGGGCTCATGATCTTGCGCACGGTGACGATGCGCATCGCGCTCATCCTGCTCGTGTGGGCGGGCGGGCAACTCGGGGTGACCGAACTCGCAACGCTGCAGGTGACCTACACGATCTTCAACGTGCTCGTCTTCGTGCTCGACGCGCTGGCGATCGCCGCGCAGGCGATGGTCGGACACGACCTCGGTGTTGGTGACCGCGACACCGTGCGGCGAGTGACGCGGCTGCTCACTTGGTGGGGCATCGGTCTCGGCGCCGTACTCGGCGTGCTCGTCGTCGCGGCCTCCGGGGTGCTCGGTTTCATCTTCACAACCGACAGCCGGGTGCTCGACCTGCTGCCCGGCGCGATCGCGACGATGGCGGCGACGTTGCCGCTGTGTGGCTTCGTGTTCGCCCTCGACGGCGTGCTCATCGGCGCGGGTGACATCGCCTACCTCGCCTGGGTCGGCCTGATCAACCTCGCGGTGTTCGTGGCCTGTGTGTGGCTCGTACTCGTCTTCGTGCCTGGTGACGCCGGGCTGTTCTGGCTCTGGGCCGCATACGGTGGCGGTTTCATGCTCTCGCGCGGCGTGACGCTTGGCGCGCGCGTCGCGGGGAGCCGCTGGGTCGTGACCGGCGCATCCCGCTAG
- a CDS encoding DUF3618 domain-containing protein, which translates to MSNDTPSRSREELRRELAETLNALEYRLDVPARVGEWADERKAQFLRAKDENPTRVYGLLGGAVLGLVGIVAGAIVLANRKR; encoded by the coding sequence ATGAGTAACGACACCCCGAGCCGCAGCCGCGAAGAGCTGCGCCGCGAACTCGCCGAAACGCTCAACGCGCTCGAGTACCGCCTCGATGTGCCCGCCCGCGTCGGCGAGTGGGCCGACGAGCGCAAGGCGCAGTTCCTGCGCGCGAAAGACGAGAACCCGACTCGCGTCTACGGCCTGCTCGGCGGCGCCGTGCTCGGCCTCGTCGGCATTGTCGCGGGCGCCATCGTGCTCGCGAACCGCAAGCGCTAA